In one Gemmatimonadota bacterium genomic region, the following are encoded:
- a CDS encoding squalene/phytoene synthase family protein yields MTAPITPSVADSPQRVHDALRYGRQALPAVSRTFAISVRFLPGMLGRAVLTAYLLCRIADTIEDDGTAAPERKQQLLDMLSRCLDDRAAADAFPAHVTDIHGDDAHVALLRHTDVVCVLLRSLPAASRDRVVHWVREMITGMKKFVGLYPAGIRIQTVDEYKEYCYYVAGTVGCMLTELWQLHAPSVGREEFAELWTKCRQFGEALQTVNILKDIAYDATHENAIYIPEATLAAHGSSQATLLVESFRERNHEAVSAFVQLAWADLDDALTYLLYVPRRAVAIRAFCVLPLLFAYATLRELTRSTDMLRVGGKVKISRREVRALMVAGVVALVSNRALRALVARVKDRPFTPLSPATA; encoded by the coding sequence ATGACTGCGCCGATCACCCCATCTGTTGCTGATTCGCCGCAGCGCGTGCACGACGCACTGCGCTACGGGCGACAGGCGTTGCCGGCGGTCTCGCGCACCTTCGCCATATCGGTGCGCTTTCTGCCTGGCATGCTCGGGCGCGCGGTGCTCACCGCGTATTTGCTTTGCCGAATTGCCGACACCATCGAGGACGACGGCACTGCAGCACCCGAGCGCAAACAACAGTTGCTCGACATGCTCTCGCGTTGCCTAGACGACCGCGCAGCAGCCGACGCCTTTCCGGCCCACGTGACCGACATTCATGGCGACGACGCCCACGTGGCGTTGTTGCGACACACCGATGTGGTGTGCGTATTGCTACGTTCGTTGCCCGCCGCTTCGCGCGATCGCGTGGTGCACTGGGTGCGCGAGATGATCACCGGGATGAAGAAGTTTGTGGGACTCTACCCTGCCGGCATTCGTATTCAGACGGTGGACGAGTACAAGGAGTACTGCTACTACGTCGCGGGCACCGTCGGCTGCATGCTCACCGAGCTCTGGCAACTGCACGCGCCGAGCGTGGGGCGCGAGGAGTTCGCGGAGTTGTGGACGAAATGCCGGCAGTTCGGCGAGGCCTTGCAGACGGTCAACATTCTCAAGGACATCGCGTACGACGCAACGCACGAGAATGCGATCTACATTCCCGAAGCCACGCTGGCTGCGCACGGCAGTTCGCAGGCCACGTTGCTCGTGGAATCGTTTCGTGAGCGCAATCACGAGGCGGTGAGTGCGTTTGTGCAACTCGCGTGGGCTGACCTCGACGACGCGCTCACGTATCTCCTGTACGTGCCGCGTCGCGCCGTGGCGATTCGCGCGTTCTGTGTGTTGCCACTGCTCTTTGCTTATGCCACGCTGCGCGAACTCACGCGCTCCACGGACATGCTGCGCGTGGGCGGAAAGGTAAAAATTTCGCGACGCGAGGTGCGCGCACTCATGGTCGCGGGCGTCGTCGCGCTCGTGAGCAATCGCGCGTTGCGCGCGTTGGTGGCGCGGGTCAAGGACCGGCCGTTCACGCCGCTGTCGCCAGCCACGGCGTAA
- a CDS encoding zinc ribbon domain-containing protein, which translates to MTDTVRDELDRLFLRLVRAAREARPEYLGRAFEVAELVALVPYRKVRADLHVDTNDDYAHAITRLLSGERGYVFADDLMQDDLASELASPNPDLAAYRAYLNAKVTLAQEHVRVAVTRIEGELAGTPASVALVAAVSEPLPAAPLPTVPIPTEPIPVAPEPIPAKPIEVATAAAHEAPADAPSKPRAKATSATPRVVVPTKPDPAPRPLHPDAEMRQHEARPGCRYCGKGLPEGREIVFCPSCGQNLRVRQCAACSAELEPEWKFCVTCGRAATT; encoded by the coding sequence ATGACCGACACCGTTCGCGACGAGCTGGACCGCCTGTTTCTACGCCTCGTGCGTGCTGCGCGCGAAGCGCGCCCCGAGTACCTCGGCCGCGCCTTCGAAGTGGCCGAACTCGTGGCGCTCGTGCCGTATCGCAAGGTGCGCGCCGACCTGCACGTGGACACCAACGACGACTACGCACACGCGATCACGCGTTTGTTGAGCGGCGAGCGTGGCTACGTATTTGCCGACGACTTGATGCAGGATGATCTCGCGTCGGAGCTGGCGTCGCCGAACCCGGATTTGGCGGCGTACCGCGCGTATCTGAACGCCAAGGTGACGCTGGCGCAGGAGCATGTGCGCGTCGCGGTGACGCGCATTGAGGGAGAGCTCGCGGGGACGCCGGCGTCGGTGGCATTGGTCGCGGCGGTGTCGGAGCCGTTGCCGGCGGCGCCGCTGCCGACAGTGCCGATACCGACGGAGCCGATACCGGTGGCGCCTGAGCCGATACCGGCGAAGCCCATTGAGGTGGCGACTGCTGCAGCGCATGAGGCACCGGCCGATGCGCCAAGTAAGCCGCGCGCAAAAGCCACATCGGCGACGCCGCGTGTCGTGGTGCCCACCAAGCCGGATCCGGCGCCGCGACCGCTGCATCCCGATGCGGAGATGCGGCAGCACGAAGCGCGGCCGGGATGCCGTTACTGCGGCAAGGGACTCCCCGAGGGGCGCGAGATTGTTTTTTGCCCATCGTGCGGGCAAAATCTGCGCGTACGGCAGTGCGCCGCGTGCAGCGCCGAACTCGAACCTGAGTGGAAGTTCTGCGTGACCTGCGGACGCGCTGCAACGACGTAA
- a CDS encoding ribonuclease HI, which yields MSEGALVSIFADESCLGNGKEGDNPGGAGALIEYEVPATGALVRRDLWLSEPSTTNNRMALRSVTETLRAIGAKGAQCRVVFTTDSRYIVDGMTQWVFGWARNGWKRKTGPIENLAMWHDAIRAADGHAVAWKWVRGHDGHAQNEYANHLATRAAADQSASGGLVESEFESWLSATRSRGARHADPSPFPARESFRAGATLPAVPR from the coding sequence GTGAGCGAGGGCGCGTTGGTGTCGATCTTTGCCGACGAGAGTTGCCTCGGCAATGGCAAGGAAGGCGATAATCCCGGCGGCGCCGGCGCGCTCATCGAGTACGAAGTGCCGGCGACCGGCGCGCTGGTTCGTCGCGACCTCTGGTTGTCGGAGCCCTCGACGACCAACAACCGCATGGCATTGCGGTCGGTGACGGAGACGTTGCGCGCCATTGGTGCCAAGGGTGCCCAGTGCCGCGTGGTCTTCACCACCGACTCGCGGTACATCGTGGACGGCATGACGCAGTGGGTGTTTGGATGGGCGCGCAATGGCTGGAAGCGAAAGACCGGCCCCATCGAGAACCTCGCGATGTGGCACGACGCCATTCGCGCCGCCGACGGACACGCGGTGGCCTGGAAGTGGGTGCGCGGCCACGACGGGCACGCCCAGAACGAGTATGCCAATCATCTCGCCACGCGCGCGGCCGCTGATCAGTCGGCGAGTGGCGGTCTGGTGGAGTCTGAGTTTGAGTCGTGGCTGAGTGCCACACGCTCGCGCGGCGCGCGGCACGCCGATCCGAGCCCCTTTCCCGCGCGCGAGAGTTTTCGCGCGGGCGCCACGCTCCCTGCTGTTCCGCGTTAA